The following are encoded together in the Peromyscus leucopus breed LL Stock chromosome 1, UCI_PerLeu_2.1, whole genome shotgun sequence genome:
- the LOC114681694 gene encoding protein Mis18-alpha-like — translation MRRRAYGATPRKCRLRGHALHIQEVARFGSCGVGEGQRSDSARLGKRLGRVQPPGLLRKWASMASAAAEAAAEAAAEAEKARENPLVFLCSRCSRPLGDSLTWVTNREDDNCILLRCVSSNVSVDKEQRLSKCKGEEGCVLETLHCTGCSLSLGCVYRCTPKNLDYKRDLFCLSVEAIESYTLGSAEKHIVSEDKELFNLESRVEIEKSIQQMEDVLTALQTKLLEVESKLPLAGCSRGPAPTPPAPPCS, via the exons acaaGAGGTAGCTCgctttggaagctgcggagttggtgag GGCCAGCGGAGCGACTCGGCGCGGCTGGGGAAGCGGCTGGGGAGAGTCCAGCCGCCAGGGCTGCTGCGGAAGTGGGCGAGCATGGCGAGCGCGGCGGCGGAGGCAGCGGCGGAGGCAGCGGCGGAGGCGGAGAAGGCCAGGGAGAACCCGCTCGTGTTCCTGTGCTCGCGCTGTAGCCGGCCGCTGGGCGACTCGCTCACCTGGGTCACCAACCGGGAAGACGACAACTGCATCCTCCTGCGCTGTGTTTCCTCTAACGTGTCGGTGGATAAAGAGCAGAGACTGTCCAAGTGCAAAGGTGAGGAGGGCTGCGTTCTTGAGACTCTGCATTGTACAGGCTGTTCCCTCAGCCTCGGCTGTGTGTACAGATGCACTCCCAAGAACCTAGATTACAAGAGGGACTTGTTCTGCCTCAGCGTTGAAGCCATTGAAAGTTACACTTTAGGGTCGGCCGAAAAGCACATCGTGTCGGAAGACAAGGAGCTTTTCAATCTGGAAAGCAGAGTTGAAATAGAGAAGTCCATACAGCAGATGGAAGACGTCCTGACGGCCTTGCAGACGAAGCTGTTGGAGGTTGAATCAAAACTGCCCCTCGCTGGCTGCAGCCGCGGACCTGCCCCTACCCCACCTGCCCCACCCTGTTCCTAA